In Sphingomonas sp. SUN019, one genomic interval encodes:
- a CDS encoding diacylglycerol kinase family protein, producing the protein MTDIKSAALVINAKSRKGQKLFKRACKRMDELPFPVDAHAVENPAHLDRTVRAALAKKPDLLILGGGDGTISGLVDLMVGHDVILGVLPLGTANSFARTLGIPIDIDGAIAVLRDGKPMRIDLGMIDGDYFANCAAMGISPQIAETVPHGLKKVLGRIGYLGWAAVQFAKFKPFTLIVGEGDGAERLRVVEVRISNGPYHGGTQMVDEAAVDSGEIVVQAVRGHVKRRLVKNWAASFFGHDARHEDTVSFRGKNLRVDTIPRLPISIDGEVLAHTPVQAKIAAGIIRVMAPIPGPVQPAPTQPA; encoded by the coding sequence ATGACCGACATCAAGTCCGCCGCGCTCGTCATCAACGCGAAGTCGCGAAAGGGGCAGAAGCTGTTCAAACGCGCGTGCAAGCGGATGGACGAACTGCCCTTTCCGGTCGACGCACACGCGGTGGAAAATCCCGCGCATCTTGATCGCACGGTCCGCGCGGCGCTCGCCAAAAAGCCCGATTTGCTGATCCTGGGCGGCGGCGACGGGACGATCAGCGGGCTGGTCGACCTGATGGTGGGCCATGACGTCATCCTGGGCGTCCTGCCGCTTGGCACCGCGAACAGCTTTGCGCGCACGCTCGGCATTCCGATCGATATCGACGGCGCGATCGCGGTGCTGCGCGATGGCAAGCCGATGCGGATCGACCTGGGCATGATCGACGGCGATTATTTCGCCAATTGCGCCGCGATGGGGATCAGCCCGCAGATCGCCGAGACAGTGCCGCATGGCCTGAAAAAAGTTCTGGGCCGTATCGGTTATCTCGGCTGGGCCGCGGTGCAGTTCGCGAAGTTCAAGCCGTTTACGCTGATCGTCGGCGAAGGCGACGGCGCGGAGCGGCTGCGCGTGGTGGAGGTGCGTATCTCCAACGGTCCCTATCACGGCGGCACGCAGATGGTGGATGAGGCCGCGGTCGACTCGGGCGAGATCGTGGTGCAGGCGGTGCGCGGGCATGTGAAGCGGAGGCTGGTGAAGAACTGGGCGGCCAGCTTCTTCGGGCACGACGCGCGGCATGAGGACACCGTCAGCTTCCGCGGCAAGAACCTGCGCGTCGACACGATCCCGCGGCTGCCGATCTCGATCGACGGCGAGGTGCTGGCGCATACCCCCGTTCAGGCGAAGATCGCCGCCGGCATCATCCGCGTGATGGCCCCGATTCCCGGACCGGTTCAACCGGCTCCTACCCAGCCGGCTTGA
- a CDS encoding MATE family efflux transporter has translation MDSVPETPQARPGQRDLTTGPIGATLIAFALPTLGSNILQSLNGSINAIWVGRFLGEGALAATSNANIIMFLMFGAVFGFGMAATIIVGQAWGRRDHEAAKRAFGSAIGLVLTASVVVAVLGWVFAPDILRLLATPPGAFQLALDYLRVIFLGLPGSMLLVLMFMGLRGTGDSMTPLWFMGLSVVLDSALNPVFILGLGPAPRLGIAGSAVATLIANAVAVAGLIGYIAWRDLPLRLKGAEIRYILPEATLVRTIVAKGLPIGAQMLVLSGSALAMVGLVNRNGIQTVAAYGITQQLWAYVQMPAMAIGAAVSAMAAQNIGAGRWDRVGQVTRSGLIYNGAITGAMVVLVLLFDREILGLFVGDASPALPIAQHISYIATWGFILFGGTMVLFGTVRANGAVWGPLAILAIAMFPVRLGAAYALHPWLGADALWWSFPIGSVATVALAAAYYLHGGWRRGALLVPEGHCEERSHADIEPAGSLKPAG, from the coding sequence ATGGATTCCGTACCCGAAACGCCCCAAGCCCGCCCCGGCCAGCGTGACCTGACCACCGGCCCGATCGGCGCGACGCTGATCGCGTTCGCGCTGCCGACGCTGGGTTCCAACATCCTGCAATCGCTGAACGGGTCGATCAACGCGATCTGGGTCGGGCGGTTTCTCGGCGAGGGCGCGCTCGCGGCGACGTCGAACGCGAACATCATCATGTTCTTGATGTTCGGTGCGGTGTTCGGGTTCGGGATGGCGGCGACGATCATCGTCGGGCAGGCATGGGGCAGGCGCGATCACGAGGCGGCGAAGCGCGCGTTCGGGTCCGCGATCGGGCTGGTGCTGACGGCGTCGGTCGTCGTCGCGGTGCTAGGCTGGGTCTTCGCGCCCGACATCCTGCGCCTGCTCGCGACGCCGCCGGGGGCGTTCCAGCTAGCGCTCGATTACCTTCGCGTCATCTTCCTCGGCCTGCCGGGATCGATGCTGCTCGTCCTGATGTTCATGGGGCTGCGCGGCACCGGCGATTCGATGACGCCACTCTGGTTCATGGGGCTGAGCGTGGTGCTCGACAGTGCGCTGAACCCGGTCTTCATCCTTGGACTCGGCCCCGCGCCGCGGCTCGGCATTGCGGGGTCGGCGGTGGCGACGCTGATCGCCAATGCGGTCGCGGTCGCCGGGTTGATCGGCTACATCGCCTGGCGCGACCTGCCGCTGCGGCTGAAGGGCGCGGAAATCCGCTACATCCTGCCCGAAGCCACGCTGGTGCGCACGATCGTCGCCAAGGGGTTGCCGATCGGCGCGCAGATGCTCGTGCTGTCGGGATCGGCGCTGGCGATGGTGGGGCTGGTCAACCGCAACGGCATACAGACCGTGGCGGCTTACGGGATCACGCAGCAATTATGGGCCTATGTGCAGATGCCCGCGATGGCGATCGGCGCAGCGGTCAGCGCGATGGCGGCGCAGAATATCGGCGCGGGGCGGTGGGACCGCGTCGGGCAGGTGACGCGGTCGGGGCTGATCTACAATGGTGCGATCACCGGCGCGATGGTCGTGCTGGTCCTGTTGTTCGATCGCGAGATTCTCGGGTTGTTCGTGGGCGATGCCAGCCCCGCGCTGCCGATCGCGCAACATATCAGCTATATCGCGACGTGGGGTTTCATCCTGTTCGGTGGTACAATGGTGCTGTTCGGCACGGTGCGCGCGAACGGCGCGGTGTGGGGGCCGCTCGCGATCCTGGCCATCGCGATGTTCCCGGTACGGCTGGGCGCGGCCTATGCGTTGCATCCGTGGCTGGGCGCTGATGCCTTGTGGTGGAGTTTCCCGATCGGATCGGTCGCGACCGTGGCGCTGGCCGCGGCGTATTACCTTCACGGCGGCTGGCGGCGGGGGGCGTTGCTGGTGCCGGAGGGGCATTGCGAGGAACGCAGCCACGCCGACATCGAACCCGCCGGGTCGCTCAAGCCGGCTGGGTAG